The Nocardia sp. NBC_01503 sequence CGATCACCTGGAAAACCAATCCAGCGACCTCATTGTGGTCCGAGGGTGCGCCACGCCGCAGGGAACGCCGCAGCAGCGGGATGCCACCGGCCACCGTCAGCACCGGAACAATCATTGCGAATGACGCCCACGACATCGACGATCTCCCTGAATCGAAGGAATTAGCGCGCTGGTGCCGCCGAAAGACGGTACCTGCGCGTCTCCCCACTTCCCCGCAACCCGCCCGCACCCCATCTACAATTCTTCTTCGAGATCGCGTTACCGCAATTCGGCATCGACACAATCGGTCACTGAAACGGAGCGGACGATGATCACTGCGGGAAATCTATTGCGGGAAAACGCATTCCACCGAGCGGGCACCCTGGATCACAGCGAAGAACTCCCGCCATCGTTCTGGCCCGGACACTGCGCGGCGGGATATCGCGTCTGGTATCAGGGCATCGGCTACGACGGATCGGGCCGAATCGTCTCCGGATCGGTATTCGTACCCGCGGGTGAACCGCCCGTCGACGGCTGGCCGGTGATCAGTTACGCGCACGGCACCACCGGACTGTCGGACCGCACCGCGCCGTCCGTGGCCGGACTGTCGCGACCGGAGAGCCGGCACGTGGGCATGTGGCTCGAGGCCGGATACGTCGTGACCGTCACCGACTACGAGGGGCTGGCCTCCGCCGGCCCGCATCCGTACTTCAACGGCGAGGCCGCCGCCGACGATGTGGTCGATATCGTCCGCGCCGCGCACCAGCTCGGCCATCGGCTGAGTCCCCGCTGGGTCGCGGTCGGCTTCTCACAGGGCGGTCACGCCGCACTGTTCACCGGATTGATGGCCACGAAATACGCTCCGGAGCTCGACTTTCGGGGCACGGTGGCGCTGGCTCCGCCGGTCGAGGTTCCGATGATCATCGATCTGCAGACGGCCGAGGACAGCGCCGGGGTCACCCTGTTCCTGCCCTATCTGCTCGCCGGATTGCGGACCACCCGCGGCCTGGACACCCACGAGTTCATGACCGGTCTCGGGCGACGCCTGGTGGAACTCGCCGAGCACGCGCCGGTGCGCGATATCCACTACGCGGTCGCCCTGCTGACCAACGAGGACATCGGCACCACCGGTCTGAGCGGACGCCCCGGCGTCGAGGAGATGCTGCGCGCCTGCCGGGTGCCCTCGGCCCGATTCGATCGACCGGTCATGCTGGCCGCGGGCACCGCCGACGATGTGCTGCCCATGGTGGTGGTCACCCATTTCGTCGATGAGATACGCAGGGCGGGAACGGATATCCACCTGACCACCTGCACCGGAATCGATCATTCGGGCATGCTGTGCGCGGTACCGGAGATGCTCGCCTGGGTCGGCGAGCGCATGACGGCACCGTCGGTCGCCGAATCGCTCAGCGCCAGACACGGATTCGGACTGCTCGACATCACCGGCGACGGCTATCTGACCGCCGATGACTACGAGGCGTTCGGATTGCGGTTGGTGCAGGCGTTCAACGAAGCCCCCGGATCGCCCCGGGCCATGGCGGTGCGCTCGGGGTACCGGGCGCTCTGGCGATCGATGGCCGAGCGGGCCGATGCCGACGGGGATGGGCGCATCACCGTCACCGAATTCCTGGACTGGCTCGAAAACCATTGGGACAATGACGGATTCGATCGCGATATCACCCCGCTGGCGCAATCGGTCATCGATCTGGCCGATGCCGACCGCAACGGCGTGCTCGATCGAGCGGAGCTGATCGAACTGCTCGTCGGCTGCGAACATACGCCCGCCGAGGCGAGCGCCCTGTTCGACCGGCTCGATATCGACGGCTCCGGCACCATCACCGCCGACGAGCTCATCACCGCCATTCGCGAGTTCTGCCTCGACCCGACCCCGGATAAACCGGGCGCGTGGCTATTCGGGCGGTTCCGATGAGGAGCCCGCTACCGACAGCCGTTCTCGGCGGTCTCCTGCTGATCATCGGTGCGCCACTGCTGCTGCTGGCTCGACTGGTCGTGCTGCTGCCGGGTTTCCCGGAGGCGATGCGGGGCCGGGCTCGCCTGCTCTTGCTCTCGGCCGCATTCCTGCTCGTGTATGAGATCGACGGCCGATCCGGGCGAGAGATTCGGCGGTCCGGGCGACAGGGCGGGTGCGACCGCCTCGCCGCGCTGAACCGGCGGTTCTACGGATGGGGGTTCGCCGTGGCGGGCATCGAGCTCAATTGCGCTCCGCCACCGCGTATTCCGGCCGATCGCCCGGTGATCGTGCTGGCCCGGCACGCCGGTGCCTTCAACAGCGCGCTGATGGCTCATCTCATCGCCCGGGATCTGGGCCGGGACACCTACACCATCGCCAAACGCTGCGCGGCCCTCACGCCCGGACTGCGCGCGGTATACGCGGACTCCGGCGTGGTGTTCTGCCGATTCGACCAGGAGGGCAAAGCCGTTGCACTGCAACAGCTTCGAAAACAAGCCAGCGGTGCGCTGCCCAGCGACGCACTGCTGCTGTTCCCGGAGGGGACGAACTATTCGGTGAAGCGCTGGCGGCAGGCCATCGAGACCATGCGGGCCGCCGGCCGGGACGCGCACGCCATCCAGGCCGAACAGTGCCCGCACGTGATGCCGATTCATCCGACCGGAGCCTGGATGCTCGCCACCAGCGCGCCGACCGCGGATGTGGTCGTGCTCGCGCAGACCGGACTCGAGGATCTGACCGGTGCCGACGGGCTGGGTTATCCGTCCATCGGCACCGGCGAGGTGCGAGTCGGATGGTGGCATATTCCGGCCGACGAGGTGCCGCGCGAGCGCGCCGAATTCGCCGCCTGGCTGCGCGGGCAGTGGCGGGAGGTCGATTCCTGGATCGCGACCGCCCGCAGCGCCGGGACCATGGAAGATGTTGCGGCCGTTCATCCTTCGAAGCCACTCCGCCCGGTCCACTGAATCAGTTCGGGAGCCGCGATCATATGAGCAACACCACGACAGGGCCCGTCCCCCACACCGCCTTCGTCCTGGGTGGCGGCGGTATGCTCGGCGGCTATCAAGTCGGCATGCTGCGGGCACTCGCCGAATACGGCATCACACCGGATCTGGTCATCGGCACCTCGGTCGGATCGATTCAGGGCGCGATCCTGGCCGCACCCCGCACCGGGAACACCATCGACGCCCTGACCGCGTTCTGGCATGACGCGCTGACCGAGAAGGTCATGGGCGTTCCGGTGCGTTCCCTGCTCACCAATCTGGTGCGGCTGCGGCCCGCGCTCGCCACCCAGGACGCGCTGCGCGAGGTATTGGAACGGCATGTGGGCGTGGACACTCGAATCGAGCAGCTCGGGATTCCCTTCCAATGCGCGGCGGCCTCGATCGAACGGGCGACGGCGCGGTACTTCGACTACGGACCGGTGATACCGGCGCTGCTGGCCTCGAGCTGTATTCCCGGACTGTGGCCGCCGCTGCGGATCGGGGCCGAGCACTATATCGACGGCGGTGTGGTGGAGACGGTGCCGTTCACCCGCGCTGTCTCCTTCGGCGCGAAGGAGATCTATGTGCTGCGGCTGCGCCAGCGCGAACTGCCGTTGAAATCTCCGCGCCTGCCGTGGCAGTTGGGGCAGACCGTGTTCGAGGTGTCCCGGCGGCATCGGCTCGGGCAGGTGATCAATATGCGCCCGGCCGGGGTGACGGTACATCTGCTGCCGACCGGCGAGGATCTGCTGGAGCCGCCGGACACCGGGCTGTACACCACCGTGCAGCAGCAGCTGGAGATCTTCGAGCGCCGGGTGACGGCCGGATATCGGAGCACGGTGGACTATCTGAGCGCGACCGAGGAGCGCAAGACCGCGATCATCAGGTCACGCACCCGGGAGCCGAAGCGAATCCCTGTGCACCGCAACCACTCCGAGTTCGTGCGAGATAAGCTCGCCCGATTCTTCGACCTCTTCGACCATGACGGCGATCAGCGGGTCTCCAGCGCCGAATACACCGCGGCCGCCGATCGAATCTGCGTCGCATTCGCCTGCCCACCCGAAAGCGCCACCGGCACAAGACTTCACACCGCCATCGCCGAGTTCTGGGCCGGACTCTGCCGCGAAGCGGGCACCGATCCGCGCGGCCAGCTGAACCGCGACCAATACGTCGACGCCCTGGCGCGCCTGACCACCAACCCCGCCGACTACGACAAACACGTCCTGCCCGCCATCGCCGCCATCCTGGCCGCCGCCGACCACGACCGCGACGCGGTCCTGAACGTCGACGAACTCCACCATCTCCTCACCGCCCTGGGCGTGGACACCTCCGGCATCCACGCGGTCTCCCTGCGTCTGGACACCAATAACGACGGCGTCCTGAGCCTCGACGAACTCGACGAAGCCTTCGCCGACTACTTCACCAGCGAAGAACCCGGCGCTCCGGGCAACCTCCTGTTCGGCGCATAGCGAAAACCCATGCGTAGTCGGCGGCGGCTTCGGGGCTCACTCGCGCGCCGGGGCCACCAATCCCAGATCGCCGTCATAGCGGCGATAGAGCAGACGGCCCCGGCCGTCATCCGTCGCGGTGTAGAACAGGAACGGCAGCGCGTACGCGCACAAGCGCGCTGCCGCATCGGCGTCGGTCAGTATCCGAGTCGGATGCGGATTGACGGTCAATCGCAGGTCGCCCGCGATCCGCGGCGGGTGCATGCGACGCTGCCTGGCCATCCGAACACCCAGCGGCCCAGCCCAATACACGATCGCGTCCTCGCCGGTCGCGAGGTCGGTGAACAGATGAGCGTCATAGTCGAGAGCGTCCATGGCGCGCACCGCCGCGATCGGATCGCTGATTCGCGGTTGGCAGATCTTGCGGTGCACGATCGGGCGCTCATCGGTGACGTACGCCAGCGGCGCGCGCCCCGGATCGGGCTCCCAGCGCGGCGGCAGGGCGGCCGCGAGCCGATCGAGTTGACTGTCCAGGCGCGCCGCGGCGAAGGTGAGGGCGAAGCCGCCCGGCCCGGCGATCTGGGAGCGCACCGCCCGGCCGCCGTAGTCGACATTCACCTGCGCGACGTTCTCACCGTCGGCGTACCCGCGCGCGGTAATGCGCACGCGCGCATCGTGTTCGGCACCGTGCCTGTGCAACACCCGGGCGATCGCCCGCTCCGCACGCCGAACCTGTGCCGATGAAACCTCTCCGCAAGCGCTCACTTGCACGTTGGGCTGCACCGCCGACCACACCTCACCTGTTATCACGAGCCGACGACCTCGCTTCCTGTCCTCGACGAACCGGCTTCCGCAAGCACCCATGGCACCATCACGACCTACCCGCCAAACAGGGCCGAAAGTCCTTCGCGGGCATCGATGCGCGGGCGAACCGCTGCCACGAGACATCAATCGTGATCGGCATTTGCAAGGACGGAATTCACACATTCGATCCAGACTTAACCAATTCAGCTTTCCGGGGTAAATATCTAACTGCGGATAAATACATACCGAGCAGCCCATAATAAGACCATCCGATGCCAAACCGTTATTTCCGATTCGAAGCAAGGTTCTATCCGAATAGGATACATTTCAGACCCTTGGGTGGCGGCTCCAAATCTCGAGTCGCGCCATTGCTTCACAATTTTGGAGATAGTTATGAGATCTGCCGCATCCGTGCTGCTTCGAGCCGGTGTCGTTACTCCGGTGGCGCTTGCCACGCTCTTCTGTCTGGCCGCACCCGCGAATGCCACCCCCGTCACCGTGAACTGGAGTTGCCAGGGCACCATCTTCGGCATCGGACAGACCTCCAGCATGACCACCTCGGTCGACGGGACCGCGCCGAGTACGGCGACATCCGGCTCGGCCGTGGCCATCACCCTCACCCCGGGCGTATCCACGGTTCCCAGTTCGGCCTCCGGCTTCAGTGTGACGAATATCAGCAACCTGAAGATGATCTTCCCGACCCCGGCGAATTCGACGCTGGTCTCGGCCTCCGCCTCCGGCGGCACCGTGGCCGGCACCGTCAGCACCTCGGGCGGCAATGTCGTTCTCACCGTGCCGGGCCCGATCGCGGGCGGCTCCAGCTTCACCCCGCCGGCGGTCACCATCAATGTCACCGCCGGAACCCCCGGAACACCGATCACCAGCAAATACGCCGGGACCAGTTATGCCAATCCGGGCATGACCATGACGACCAAGGTGGCATTCGTGGGCAATGTGGCCACCGCGTGCTACCCGAATCCGTCCCCGACGCTCACCACCACCGCCGTCAGCTGATCCCTTGGCAGTGTGGTGAATACCTGGATCGGGCTATTACCGACAGCCCGGTCCAGGTACGGTGAGTCCTTTTGAGAGGTTTCATGCATCCAGTGGCTCCGATCGCAATAGAGCTCAGAAAAGCGCTGGAGTTCTATCACGGAACCCTCGAGGATCTGGCCCGCGAATTGATCCGACTGCTCGGCGTGAACGAGACCGATCGACGCGCGCTGGAAATCGTCCTACTCGGAGACGGAAAGTCCACCACACCGGGAATGCTGGCCGAACAACTCGGCCTCACCGCCGCGGGCGCCACCATCATGCTCAACCGCCTGGAGAAGCAGGGCTATATCGCCCGCTCCCTGCACCCCACCGATCGCCGCCGCGTCATCGTGGTCGCCACCGATCTCGCCGCCCGCCGCGTCCA is a genomic window containing:
- a CDS encoding lipase family protein — protein: MITAGNLLRENAFHRAGTLDHSEELPPSFWPGHCAAGYRVWYQGIGYDGSGRIVSGSVFVPAGEPPVDGWPVISYAHGTTGLSDRTAPSVAGLSRPESRHVGMWLEAGYVVTVTDYEGLASAGPHPYFNGEAAADDVVDIVRAAHQLGHRLSPRWVAVGFSQGGHAALFTGLMATKYAPELDFRGTVALAPPVEVPMIIDLQTAEDSAGVTLFLPYLLAGLRTTRGLDTHEFMTGLGRRLVELAEHAPVRDIHYAVALLTNEDIGTTGLSGRPGVEEMLRACRVPSARFDRPVMLAAGTADDVLPMVVVTHFVDEIRRAGTDIHLTTCTGIDHSGMLCAVPEMLAWVGERMTAPSVAESLSARHGFGLLDITGDGYLTADDYEAFGLRLVQAFNEAPGSPRAMAVRSGYRALWRSMAERADADGDGRITVTEFLDWLENHWDNDGFDRDITPLAQSVIDLADADRNGVLDRAELIELLVGCEHTPAEASALFDRLDIDGSGTITADELITAIREFCLDPTPDKPGAWLFGRFR
- a CDS encoding lysophospholipid acyltransferase family protein — translated: MRSPLPTAVLGGLLLIIGAPLLLLARLVVLLPGFPEAMRGRARLLLLSAAFLLVYEIDGRSGREIRRSGRQGGCDRLAALNRRFYGWGFAVAGIELNCAPPPRIPADRPVIVLARHAGAFNSALMAHLIARDLGRDTYTIAKRCAALTPGLRAVYADSGVVFCRFDQEGKAVALQQLRKQASGALPSDALLLFPEGTNYSVKRWRQAIETMRAAGRDAHAIQAEQCPHVMPIHPTGAWMLATSAPTADVVVLAQTGLEDLTGADGLGYPSIGTGEVRVGWWHIPADEVPRERAEFAAWLRGQWREVDSWIATARSAGTMEDVAAVHPSKPLRPVH
- a CDS encoding patatin-like phospholipase family protein produces the protein MSNTTTGPVPHTAFVLGGGGMLGGYQVGMLRALAEYGITPDLVIGTSVGSIQGAILAAPRTGNTIDALTAFWHDALTEKVMGVPVRSLLTNLVRLRPALATQDALREVLERHVGVDTRIEQLGIPFQCAAASIERATARYFDYGPVIPALLASSCIPGLWPPLRIGAEHYIDGGVVETVPFTRAVSFGAKEIYVLRLRQRELPLKSPRLPWQLGQTVFEVSRRHRLGQVINMRPAGVTVHLLPTGEDLLEPPDTGLYTTVQQQLEIFERRVTAGYRSTVDYLSATEERKTAIIRSRTREPKRIPVHRNHSEFVRDKLARFFDLFDHDGDQRVSSAEYTAAADRICVAFACPPESATGTRLHTAIAEFWAGLCREAGTDPRGQLNRDQYVDALARLTTNPADYDKHVLPAIAAILAAADHDRDAVLNVDELHHLLTALGVDTSGIHAVSLRLDTNNDGVLSLDELDEAFADYFTSEEPGAPGNLLFGA
- a CDS encoding sigma 54 modulation/S30EA ribosomal C-terminal domain-containing protein; its protein translation is MRITARGYADGENVAQVNVDYGGRAVRSQIAGPGGFALTFAAARLDSQLDRLAAALPPRWEPDPGRAPLAYVTDERPIVHRKICQPRISDPIAAVRAMDALDYDAHLFTDLATGEDAIVYWAGPLGVRMARQRRMHPPRIAGDLRLTVNPHPTRILTDADAAARLCAYALPFLFYTATDDGRGRLLYRRYDGDLGLVAPARE
- a CDS encoding MarR family winged helix-turn-helix transcriptional regulator, giving the protein MAPIAIELRKALEFYHGTLEDLARELIRLLGVNETDRRALEIVLLGDGKSTTPGMLAEQLGLTAAGATIMLNRLEKQGYIARSLHPTDRRRVIVVATDLAARRVQDLIAPLVDEGYRTMLSRYDHTELELIAGFLTRVSELQQSHRQRLRDMDPYPRP